In Nicotiana tabacum cultivar K326 chromosome 11, ASM71507v2, whole genome shotgun sequence, a single window of DNA contains:
- the LOC107802235 gene encoding karrikin insensitive 2 receptor IA-like codes for MVILHKGVLSTNMKARIIGSGKETIILAHGYGGDQSVWDKILPKLMSNYQILLFDWSFSGAVKDQSLFDSQKYSSYEAFADDLIALLDEMKLDSSIFVGHSMSGIIGCIASIKRPNLFTRLILVASSPRFINLEDYVGGFEIADIEQMFQNIEENYGVWSSSFARIAVDPSDPPSVEKFEKSLKRMGVEVALPLAKTVFLSDYRAILEKVVTPCTIIQCKIDFAVPNSVATFMHTNIKGESTVEIINTRGHFPQLTAHEEFLNVIHRVLSS; via the exons ATGGTGATATTGCATAAGGGTGTTTTGTCCACAAACATGAAAGCAAGAATAATAGGTTCAGGAAAAGAAACCATAATTCTGGCACATGGGTATGGAGGAGACCAGTCTGTTTGGGATAAAATATTGCCCAAACTCATGTCTAATTACCAGATTCTCCTCTTTGACTGGAGCTTTTCTGGTGCTGTTAAAGATCAAAGTCTTTTTGACTCTCAGAAATACTCCTCCTATGAAGCTTTTGCTGATGACTTAATAGCTCTCCTTGATGAAATGAAGTTGGATTCTTCTATTTTTGTGGGTCACTCCATGTCTGGCATCATTGGTTGCATTGCTTCTATCAAAAGACCGAATCTCTTCACCAGGCTCATCCTTGTTGCATCTTCTCCCAG GTTCATTAACTTGGAAGATTATGTAGGAGGTTTTGAAATAGCAGATATAGAGCAGATGTTTCAAAACATTGAGGAGAACTACGGCGTTTGGAGTTCAAGCTTTGCTCGTATAGCTGTGGATCCAAGTGATCCTCCCTCTGTTGAGAAATTCGAGAAATCTTTGAAAAGAATGGGAGTTGAAGTTGCATTGCCTTTAGCAAAAACAGTTTTTCTCAGTGATTATCGAGCCATTCTTGAAAAGGTTGTCACCCCGTGTACCATAATTCAGTGCAAGATTGATTTTGCTGTTCCAAATTCAGTTGCTACGTTCATGCACACCAACATCAAGGGAGAATCAACGGTGGAGATCATCAACACTCGAGGCCATTTCCCTCAGCTCACTGCTCATGAAGAATTTCTTAACGTAATTCATAGAGTCTTAAGTTCTTAG